A window of the Thermoflexus sp. genome harbors these coding sequences:
- a CDS encoding DinB family protein: protein MNKAALIQRIREERERLLKALEGLTPEEMTREPVFGEWTVKDILAHIAVWQGRLITALFQLEQGRRPKDLTLSEEEVDALNERFYREQKDRPLERVLADFHGTYQQLLKRLERFSDEDLTRPGRFPGVPEPLWKLIAADTLEHDAEHRADIERWRERKRLWG, encoded by the coding sequence GTGAACAAAGCCGCGCTGATCCAGCGAATCCGGGAAGAGCGGGAACGCCTTCTGAAAGCCCTCGAGGGGCTCACCCCGGAGGAGATGACCCGGGAGCCGGTGTTCGGGGAGTGGACGGTCAAAGACATCCTGGCCCACATCGCGGTGTGGCAGGGCCGTCTGATCACCGCCCTTTTCCAGCTGGAACAGGGGCGACGCCCCAAAGACCTGACCCTCTCCGAAGAGGAGGTGGATGCCCTGAACGAGCGTTTTTACCGGGAACAGAAGGATCGCCCTCTGGAGCGGGTGCTGGCCGATTTCCACGGAACCTATCAGCAACTGCTGAAGCGCCTGGAGCGCTTCTCCGACGAGGACCTCACCCGCCCCGGCCGGTTTCCAGGCGTCCCCGAGCCGCTCTGGAAGCTCATCGCTGCCGACACGTTGGAGCATGACGCCGAACACCGGGCGGATATCGAGCGATGGCGGGAGCGGAAACGGCTATGGGGATGA
- a CDS encoding Uma2 family endonuclease — protein MEAIHPGLRFVRYEDFRRWAESQPGYWILVRGVPMPSPSPSRIHQLLSLRFELLLVEAVLQRGLGEVYDAPLDVKLSEDTVYQPDLMVVLREHQDRLRETHIEGAPDLIVEILSPSTARMDLWEKRLDYEAAGVQEYWVVDPDSRTVELYVRERGRLIPVDRARGAGELRSRLLPHLVVDVGRLFEGL, from the coding sequence ATGGAAGCCATTCATCCAGGGCTGCGCTTTGTCCGCTATGAAGATTTCCGCCGGTGGGCGGAGAGCCAGCCCGGCTACTGGATCCTGGTTCGGGGGGTGCCGATGCCCAGCCCTTCTCCTTCCCGCATCCATCAGTTGCTTTCCTTGCGCTTCGAATTGCTCCTGGTAGAGGCCGTGCTTCAGCGGGGGCTTGGGGAGGTTTATGACGCGCCGCTGGACGTGAAGCTCTCCGAGGACACCGTATATCAGCCGGACTTGATGGTGGTGCTGCGAGAACATCAGGATCGATTGCGGGAGACCCACATTGAGGGAGCGCCGGATCTGATCGTGGAGATCCTCTCGCCCTCCACAGCACGGATGGATCTGTGGGAGAAACGGCTGGATTACGAGGCGGCCGGTGTGCAGGAATATTGGGTGGTGGATCCGGACAGCCGAACAGTGGAGCTCTATGTGCGCGAAAGGGGACGCCTGATCCCGGTAGACCGGGCGCGGGGGGCCGGAGAGCTGCGCAGCCGTTTGCTCCCTCATCTGGTGGTGGATGTAGGACGGCTGTTTGAAGGATTGTGA
- the serA gene encoding phosphoglycerate dehydrogenase: protein MGWRIGLTDPLDEEGFALLREDPEVEVVEARRPSPEKLQELVRTCDALIVRSGVRLDSGILEQAERLRVIARAGIGVDNIDLEAATRRGILVMNTPGASTIAVAEHTFALLLALVRKIPPAWLSLREGRWERERFLGAQLAGKTLGLVGLGRIGAEVARRARAFEMHVMAFDPYIPEERAAALQIELVPDLEELFARADVISLHVPLTRETHHLINRQAFEKMKPGVYLVNTARGAVVDEEALLEALNSGRVAGAALDTFSEEPPRSPILQALIAHERVVAVPHLGGSTREAQRLISRQIVQQVLDALRGRDYRNVVNLPFPEGADYRALAPFMRLAEVIGRLQMQLIRGRIHRAEIDVRGEELRAALRPLGVAFLKGLLTPILGDEVTFVNAPLLAQERGIQIAEAAQPILGAYAQAIACRVFSTRETRLVVGALFAGEPRIVQVDDFPMEALPRGAVLFMRSRDVPGVIGRVGTLLGQHGINIAEWRLGRDRPGGTALSFINLDTPAPPEVLEALRAMPEVEDVRQAFLPEII, encoded by the coding sequence ATGGGCTGGCGGATCGGGCTGACCGACCCTCTGGATGAAGAGGGGTTCGCCCTGCTGCGGGAGGATCCTGAGGTGGAGGTGGTGGAGGCCCGGCGACCCTCCCCGGAAAAGTTGCAGGAGCTGGTTCGGACGTGCGATGCCCTGATCGTGCGCAGCGGCGTGCGGCTGGATTCCGGGATCCTGGAGCAGGCGGAGCGGCTGCGGGTGATCGCCCGCGCCGGCATCGGGGTGGACAACATCGATCTGGAGGCCGCCACCCGGCGGGGGATCCTGGTGATGAACACCCCGGGGGCCAGCACGATCGCGGTGGCCGAGCACACGTTCGCTCTGCTCCTGGCCCTCGTGCGGAAGATCCCGCCGGCCTGGCTTTCATTGCGGGAGGGGCGATGGGAACGGGAGCGTTTCCTCGGCGCCCAGCTCGCGGGCAAAACCCTCGGCCTGGTGGGCCTGGGGCGGATTGGGGCGGAGGTGGCCCGCCGGGCCCGGGCCTTCGAGATGCACGTGATGGCCTTCGATCCCTACATCCCGGAGGAGCGGGCCGCCGCCCTGCAGATCGAGCTGGTCCCGGACCTGGAGGAACTCTTCGCCCGGGCGGACGTGATCAGCCTCCATGTTCCCCTGACCCGTGAAACGCATCATCTGATCAACCGCCAGGCCTTTGAGAAGATGAAGCCTGGGGTTTACCTGGTGAACACCGCGCGGGGCGCGGTGGTGGATGAGGAAGCCCTCCTGGAGGCGCTGAACAGCGGCCGGGTGGCCGGTGCCGCCCTGGATACCTTCAGCGAGGAGCCGCCCCGCTCTCCGATCCTGCAGGCCCTGATCGCCCATGAACGCGTGGTGGCTGTGCCCCATCTGGGGGGCAGCACCCGGGAGGCCCAGCGCCTGATCAGCCGTCAGATCGTCCAGCAGGTGCTGGATGCGCTGCGAGGACGGGATTACCGGAACGTGGTGAACCTGCCTTTCCCCGAGGGGGCCGATTATCGCGCGCTGGCGCCGTTCATGCGCCTCGCCGAGGTGATCGGGCGCCTGCAGATGCAGCTGATCCGCGGGCGTATCCATCGGGCCGAGATCGATGTGCGCGGAGAGGAGCTACGAGCAGCCCTTCGCCCTCTGGGGGTGGCCTTCCTCAAAGGTCTCCTCACGCCGATCCTGGGGGATGAGGTCACCTTTGTAAACGCGCCCCTCCTGGCCCAGGAGCGAGGGATCCAGATCGCAGAGGCGGCCCAGCCGATCCTGGGAGCCTACGCGCAGGCCATCGCATGTCGGGTTTTTTCCACCCGGGAAACCCGACTGGTCGTGGGCGCGCTGTTCGCGGGGGAACCGCGCATCGTCCAGGTGGATGATTTCCCGATGGAGGCCCTGCCCCGCGGGGCGGTGCTCTTCATGCGCAGCCGGGATGTGCCCGGCGTGATCGGCCGCGTGGGGACGCTGCTGGGGCAGCACGGGATCAATATCGCGGAATGGCGCCTGGGCCGGGATCGGCCGGGAGGCACGGCCCTTTCTTTCATCAATCTGGACACCCCCGCTCCTCCCGAGGTTCTGGAAGCCCTGCGGGCGATGCCGGAGGTCGAGGACGTGCGCCAGGCGTTTTTGCCGGAAATCATCTGA
- a CDS encoding ATP-binding protein: protein MARSLPPEALRRTVDPHLLPLRSTEELPPLTGLIGQPRAVAALEFGLDIPDQGFNIYVAGPPGVGRMTGVQMFLEARAKAQPTPPDWCYVYNFQDPSRPRALRLPPGKGRELRRDMQRLVEGIRREIPRVFESDEYNARREAILKEVNQQREEILQRLNQRARAQEMMVEVTPMGIAVIPLLGGRPITDQQFAALPPAMQELLRRRREAFEEEVKQAIKEIRQLERTAQERLRQLNREVALFVVEGLMDDLFEKYRDLPEVLAYLQAVRDDMVENADQFRGREEGQALPFPLPLPAFADLALRKYTVNVLVDNAEQQGAPVIIEWNPTFPNVFGRLEKESLLGVLHTDFTLIRAGALHRANGGYLVLPVEGVLLNPFVWEGLKRALRQRAIEIEEPGERMGLITTRTLDPEPIPLNAKVILIGSPLLYHLLYLYDEEFSELFKVKADFDIEMPWDENGMRDYIALIGTLCRKEGLCHLDAGAVARVIEYGGRLAEDQTRLSTRFAEIADLVREATFWARKAGSSIVTAEHVRQALEAKIYRSNLIEERIRQLIAEGTLLIDVEGAKVGQVNGLSVLDLGDYRFGRPNRITATIALGREGVIDIEREARLGGPIHTKGVLILSGYLASKYAQDKPLTLSARLVFEQSYSGVEGDSASCAELCALLSALADVPIRQGIAITGSINQKGELQAIGGVNEKIEGFYYTCKVKGLTGEQGVIIPEANVRNLMLREEVVEAVREGKFHIWAARTVDEAIEILTGVPAGERGPDGKYPEGTINARVDQRLREMAETLQRFGREERPERKEAEARKNEEGSSKGESDRPLQRLPSADPTRRGFPSDLPAEDQQERLSP, encoded by the coding sequence ATGGCTCGCTCCCTTCCCCCTGAGGCCCTGCGTCGCACGGTGGATCCCCACCTCCTCCCTCTGCGCTCCACCGAGGAGCTTCCGCCCCTCACGGGCCTGATCGGGCAGCCGCGGGCGGTGGCCGCCCTGGAGTTCGGCCTCGATATCCCCGATCAGGGCTTCAATATCTACGTGGCCGGCCCCCCAGGGGTTGGCCGGATGACCGGCGTTCAGATGTTCCTGGAAGCCCGGGCCAAAGCCCAGCCTACACCCCCAGACTGGTGCTATGTGTATAACTTCCAGGATCCTTCCCGTCCCCGCGCCCTCCGCCTGCCCCCCGGGAAAGGCCGTGAGCTGCGCCGCGATATGCAACGACTCGTCGAGGGGATCCGCCGCGAGATCCCCCGGGTGTTTGAGAGCGATGAATACAACGCCCGTCGGGAGGCGATCCTCAAAGAAGTCAACCAGCAGCGCGAGGAGATCCTCCAGCGGCTGAACCAGCGCGCCAGGGCCCAGGAGATGATGGTGGAGGTGACCCCTATGGGGATCGCCGTGATCCCCCTCCTGGGCGGCCGTCCGATCACCGACCAGCAGTTCGCCGCCCTGCCCCCGGCCATGCAGGAGCTGCTCCGCCGGCGCCGGGAGGCCTTCGAGGAGGAGGTGAAACAGGCCATCAAGGAGATCCGCCAGCTGGAGCGGACGGCCCAGGAACGGCTGCGCCAGCTGAACCGCGAGGTCGCCCTCTTCGTCGTGGAAGGGCTGATGGACGATCTCTTCGAGAAATACCGGGATCTCCCGGAGGTGCTCGCTTATCTCCAGGCGGTCCGGGATGACATGGTGGAGAACGCGGATCAGTTCCGCGGCCGGGAGGAGGGCCAGGCCCTTCCCTTCCCGCTCCCCCTGCCGGCCTTCGCGGACCTGGCGCTGCGCAAATACACCGTGAACGTCCTGGTGGATAACGCCGAGCAGCAGGGCGCGCCGGTCATCATCGAGTGGAACCCGACCTTCCCCAACGTCTTCGGCCGCCTGGAGAAGGAGAGCCTGCTGGGAGTGCTGCACACCGATTTCACGCTGATCCGCGCGGGGGCCCTTCACCGGGCCAACGGCGGCTATCTGGTGCTGCCGGTGGAGGGCGTGCTCCTCAACCCCTTCGTCTGGGAAGGCCTGAAGCGCGCCCTGCGCCAGCGGGCCATCGAGATCGAGGAGCCCGGGGAGCGGATGGGCCTGATCACCACCCGCACCCTGGACCCGGAACCCATCCCCCTGAACGCCAAGGTCATCCTCATCGGCAGCCCCCTGCTTTATCACCTGCTCTACCTCTACGATGAGGAGTTCAGCGAGCTCTTTAAGGTGAAGGCGGATTTCGATATCGAGATGCCATGGGACGAGAACGGAATGCGGGATTACATCGCCCTGATCGGCACCCTGTGCCGGAAGGAAGGGCTGTGCCATCTGGATGCCGGGGCGGTGGCCCGGGTCATCGAATACGGAGGCCGGCTGGCGGAGGACCAGACCCGGCTCTCCACCCGGTTTGCGGAGATCGCCGATCTGGTGCGGGAAGCAACCTTCTGGGCCCGCAAGGCTGGCTCCTCCATCGTGACCGCCGAGCATGTCCGGCAGGCCCTGGAGGCCAAGATCTACCGCTCCAACCTCATCGAGGAGCGCATCCGCCAGCTGATCGCCGAGGGCACCCTGTTGATCGACGTGGAGGGGGCCAAGGTCGGGCAGGTCAACGGCCTCTCCGTCCTCGATCTCGGCGACTACCGCTTCGGGCGGCCGAACCGGATCACAGCCACGATCGCCCTGGGCCGGGAAGGGGTGATCGACATCGAGCGGGAAGCCCGGCTGGGCGGCCCCATTCACACGAAGGGCGTGCTGATCCTGAGCGGCTACCTCGCCTCCAAATACGCCCAGGATAAGCCTCTCACCCTCTCCGCCCGCCTCGTTTTCGAGCAGTCCTACTCCGGCGTGGAAGGGGATAGCGCCTCCTGCGCGGAGCTCTGCGCCCTGCTCTCCGCCCTGGCCGATGTCCCCATCCGCCAGGGGATCGCCATCACCGGCTCCATCAACCAGAAAGGGGAGCTGCAGGCCATCGGCGGAGTCAACGAGAAAATCGAGGGCTTTTACTACACGTGCAAGGTCAAAGGGCTCACCGGTGAGCAGGGCGTGATCATCCCCGAGGCCAATGTCCGCAACCTGATGCTCCGGGAGGAAGTCGTGGAGGCCGTCCGCGAGGGGAAGTTCCACATCTGGGCCGCCCGCACGGTGGACGAAGCCATCGAGATCCTGACCGGTGTGCCCGCTGGGGAGCGGGGGCCCGACGGGAAGTATCCGGAGGGGACGATCAACGCGCGGGTGGATCAGCGGCTGCGGGAGATGGCCGAAACGCTGCAGCGCTTCGGCCGCGAGGAGCGCCCGGAACGGAAAGAGGCCGAGGCCCGAAAAAACGAAGAGGGATCCTCGAAGGGCGAATCCGACCGGCCGCTCCAGCGGCTCCCATCCGCGGATCCGACACGCCGCGGATTTCCATCGGATCTACCCGCCGAAGACCAGCAGGAGAGGCTTTCGCCCTGA
- a CDS encoding CBS domain-containing protein: MASVLKQYKVRDWMTPNPITISPRTTLPEAHQIMKEKRIRRLPVVDENGHLVGIITLGDVREASPSDATSLSIFELNYLLARLTVDKIMTRKVITVTPDTPIYEAARLMLEHKIGGLPVVENGRVVGIITESDIFKMVVRLAAEE; the protein is encoded by the coding sequence ATGGCCAGCGTCCTCAAGCAATACAAGGTGCGGGACTGGATGACCCCGAATCCCATCACCATCTCCCCGCGCACGACCCTGCCGGAGGCCCATCAGATCATGAAGGAGAAACGCATCCGCCGCCTGCCGGTGGTGGATGAGAACGGCCATCTGGTGGGGATTATCACCCTGGGGGATGTGCGCGAGGCCTCCCCTTCAGATGCGACCTCCTTGAGCATCTTCGAGCTCAACTATCTCCTGGCCCGCCTCACGGTGGACAAGATCATGACCCGCAAAGTCATCACGGTCACGCCCGATACGCCGATCTACGAGGCGGCGCGCCTGATGCTGGAGCACAAGATCGGCGGCCTGCCCGTGGTGGAGAACGGCCGCGTGGTCGGGATCATCACGGAGTCCGATATCTTCAAGATGGTGGTGCGCCTGGCAGCCGAAGAATAG
- a CDS encoding nucleotidyltransferase family protein — MKTLAEIRRMLAEHKAELRERFGVARLAVFGSYARGDATPLSDVDILVAFERPIGWEIVDLRDYLEALLGVPVDLITEAALQRKPRLWESVQEEIIHV, encoded by the coding sequence ATGAAGACCCTGGCGGAGATTCGTCGCATGCTGGCCGAACACAAGGCCGAGCTGCGAGAGCGCTTCGGCGTGGCGCGGCTGGCCGTGTTCGGCTCCTATGCCCGTGGCGATGCCACGCCTTTGAGCGATGTGGACATTTTGGTGGCCTTCGAACGGCCTATTGGCTGGGAAATTGTGGATCTGCGCGATTATCTGGAAGCGTTGCTTGGGGTGCCGGTAGATCTGATCACTGAAGCAGCGTTGCAACGTAAGCCCCGACTGTGGGAGAGCGTGCAAGAGGAGATCATCCATGTCTAA
- a CDS encoding alanine--glyoxylate aminotransferase family protein codes for MEQAPMLFIPGPTYVPEEIARAQARPMIGHRSREFTALFERILPRLQAIFRTRGRVFFIAASGTGLWEAAVRNLVRRKVLCLINGAFGERWYQVALANGKEAVPVSIEWGKGIRPEQVVAALEDHPDVEAITLVHNETSTGVMNPLREIAGAVRQTFPEVLILVDAVSSLGGAPLETDAWGLDFVLTSSQKCLALPPGLAFCAVSERALEKAKEVPHRGYYFDLLTLVRYADRGETPATPAISLLYAADLQFARILEEGLEARWERHRRMAERVQAWAMERFGLFAEDGYRSWTLTCVANTRGIDVSALNEFLRSRGKVISSGYGPLKGKTFRIAHMGEIQPHHIEALLADIEEWLDAHK; via the coding sequence ATGGAGCAGGCTCCCATGCTGTTCATCCCAGGCCCCACCTACGTTCCGGAGGAGATCGCGCGGGCTCAGGCCCGGCCGATGATCGGCCACCGGAGCCGGGAGTTCACAGCTCTCTTCGAGCGGATCCTCCCCCGCCTGCAGGCCATCTTCCGCACTCGCGGACGGGTCTTCTTCATCGCCGCTTCGGGCACCGGTCTATGGGAGGCCGCCGTGCGCAACCTGGTGCGCCGCAAGGTGTTGTGCCTGATCAATGGCGCCTTCGGAGAGCGCTGGTATCAGGTCGCCCTGGCCAACGGCAAAGAGGCCGTTCCGGTCTCCATCGAATGGGGAAAGGGGATCCGCCCCGAGCAGGTGGTGGCGGCGCTGGAGGATCATCCGGATGTCGAGGCGATCACCCTGGTGCACAACGAGACCTCCACCGGGGTGATGAACCCGCTCCGGGAGATCGCCGGGGCGGTGCGCCAGACCTTCCCCGAGGTGCTGATCCTGGTGGATGCGGTCTCCTCGCTGGGCGGGGCTCCGCTGGAGACCGATGCCTGGGGTCTGGACTTCGTGCTCACTTCCTCGCAGAAATGCCTGGCCCTGCCGCCCGGGCTGGCCTTCTGCGCGGTCTCTGAGCGGGCGCTGGAGAAGGCGAAGGAAGTCCCCCATCGAGGCTATTACTTCGACCTGCTCACCCTGGTTCGCTACGCGGATCGAGGGGAGACCCCGGCCACGCCGGCCATCTCCCTGCTCTATGCAGCCGATCTCCAGTTTGCGCGTATCCTGGAGGAAGGGCTGGAAGCCCGCTGGGAGCGCCATCGCCGGATGGCCGAGCGCGTCCAGGCGTGGGCGATGGAACGCTTCGGCCTCTTCGCCGAGGACGGCTATCGCTCGTGGACGCTGACATGTGTGGCCAATACCCGGGGCATCGATGTGAGCGCATTAAATGAATTCCTGCGGTCTCGAGGGAAGGTGATCTCCTCCGGATATGGCCCTTTGAAGGGGAAGACCTTTCGCATCGCCCATATGGGAGAGATCCAGCCTCACCACATCGAGGCGCTGCTCGCCGACATCGAGGAGTGGCTCGATGCCCATAAATGA
- a CDS encoding nicotinate phosphoribosyltransferase, whose amino-acid sequence MVKPEDRILITDLYELTMAQAYWAHGVTGQATFSLFVRDLPPERGFLVAAGLEDVLRFLEDFHFPPEALAYLESTGIFSRPFLDYLATLRFTGEVWAVPEGTLVFANEPILEITAPIIQAQIAETYVINQIHLQTMIATKAARCIVAARGRGVVDFALRRTHGVDAGLKVARCSYMVGFQATSNVLAGKLYGIPITGTMAHSFIMAFPGEEEAFRAFAETFPERSIFLIDTYNTLEGARRAARVALEMKQKGRRLIGVRLDSGDLLALSREVRRILDEAGLPEVRILASGGLDEYRIDELVRAGAPIDAFGVGTRMGVSEDWPWLDMAYKLVAYEDRPALKLSPGKASLPGPKQVFRFYEENGQMREDVLALREEQVEGGVPLLERVMEGGRLLRPHPTLAEIRERFQEAFRRLPEPYKALRDAPRYPVRLSRALEALANTLAARKGELGES is encoded by the coding sequence ATGGTGAAACCGGAAGACCGCATTCTGATCACGGATCTTTATGAGCTGACCATGGCCCAGGCCTACTGGGCCCATGGCGTCACGGGTCAGGCCACGTTCAGCCTGTTCGTGCGCGATCTTCCCCCTGAACGGGGATTTCTGGTGGCCGCCGGGCTGGAGGACGTGCTGCGTTTTCTGGAGGATTTCCATTTCCCCCCAGAGGCCCTGGCCTATCTGGAATCCACCGGGATCTTCTCCCGTCCCTTCCTGGATTACCTGGCCACCCTTCGCTTCACCGGAGAGGTGTGGGCGGTCCCCGAGGGGACGCTGGTGTTCGCCAATGAGCCCATCCTGGAGATCACCGCCCCGATCATCCAGGCCCAGATCGCCGAGACCTATGTGATCAATCAGATTCACCTGCAGACGATGATCGCCACCAAGGCCGCCCGCTGCATCGTCGCCGCGCGAGGTCGCGGCGTGGTGGATTTCGCCCTGCGCCGGACCCATGGGGTCGATGCCGGCTTGAAGGTGGCCCGCTGTTCTTACATGGTCGGATTCCAGGCCACCAGCAATGTCCTGGCCGGCAAGCTCTATGGCATACCGATCACCGGGACGATGGCCCACTCGTTCATCATGGCCTTTCCCGGCGAGGAGGAGGCCTTCCGGGCCTTCGCCGAGACGTTCCCGGAGCGCTCGATCTTCCTGATCGACACCTACAACACCCTGGAGGGCGCCCGCCGGGCGGCGCGGGTGGCGCTGGAGATGAAACAGAAGGGCCGACGCCTGATCGGCGTCCGTCTGGACAGCGGGGATCTGCTCGCCCTGAGCCGCGAGGTGCGTCGCATCCTGGATGAGGCCGGACTGCCGGAGGTTCGGATCCTGGCCAGTGGAGGCCTGGATGAATATCGCATCGACGAGCTGGTGCGCGCCGGGGCGCCCATCGACGCCTTCGGCGTGGGAACCCGGATGGGGGTCTCGGAGGATTGGCCGTGGCTGGATATGGCTTACAAGCTGGTGGCCTATGAGGATCGCCCGGCGTTAAAACTCAGCCCCGGCAAGGCGTCTCTCCCCGGCCCGAAGCAGGTCTTCCGGTTCTATGAGGAAAACGGTCAGATGCGGGAGGACGTCCTGGCCCTTCGGGAGGAGCAGGTGGAGGGAGGCGTTCCGCTGCTGGAGAGGGTGATGGAGGGAGGACGCTTGCTTCGGCCTCATCCCACCCTGGCGGAGATCCGCGAGCGGTTTCAGGAGGCATTCCGGCGGCTGCCCGAGCCGTATAAAGCGCTGCGGGATGCTCCCCGCTATCCGGTGCGCCTCAGCCGGGCCCTGGAGGCCCTGGCTAACACCCTGGCCGCCCGGAAAGGCGAACTGGGGGAAAGCTGA
- a CDS encoding HAD family hydrolase, producing the protein MREGPARWVSCTHVFLDCDGTLVRVEGIVELARLRGQEAIVAALTEAAMAGRLPLEAVYEQRLALIRPTRAEIRRLVRIYRENLIPDAPQVLQALHVGGIAVHLLSSGLEEAVRGLGWLLGIPPQRVHAVRVRYDPFAGAWWQGEEGPVAGVEPSPLLHQDGKARLLSGFRAPGRRLMLVGDGATDLLARPMVHLFVGFGGVFHRPAIAESADVYIACDRLAPVLPLALSPERARRLQGTPAEAVLREGLQAFRDGRARFRDPERHERFLRAWASMP; encoded by the coding sequence ATGAGGGAGGGGCCGGCGCGCTGGGTTTCGTGCACCCATGTTTTTCTGGATTGCGATGGGACCCTGGTGCGGGTGGAGGGGATCGTGGAGCTGGCCCGGCTGCGGGGCCAGGAGGCGATCGTGGCGGCCCTTACGGAAGCCGCCATGGCGGGCCGTCTGCCTCTGGAGGCGGTGTATGAGCAGCGCCTCGCCCTGATCCGTCCCACCCGGGCGGAGATCCGCCGCCTGGTCCGGATTTACCGGGAGAACCTGATCCCCGACGCCCCTCAGGTCCTTCAGGCCCTCCATGTCGGTGGGATCGCTGTTCATCTCCTGAGCAGCGGACTGGAGGAGGCGGTGCGAGGGCTGGGATGGCTTCTGGGGATCCCTCCCCAGCGCGTCCACGCGGTTCGCGTCCGCTATGATCCGTTCGCCGGCGCATGGTGGCAGGGGGAGGAAGGACCGGTGGCCGGGGTGGAGCCCTCTCCGCTTCTCCATCAGGATGGCAAAGCACGTCTCCTCTCGGGGTTTCGGGCCCCGGGCCGACGGCTGATGCTGGTGGGGGACGGTGCGACCGATCTCCTTGCCCGCCCCATGGTTCATCTCTTCGTCGGGTTCGGTGGGGTGTTCCACCGACCTGCGATCGCCGAATCCGCCGATGTCTATATCGCCTGCGATCGCCTCGCGCCGGTTCTCCCGCTGGCCCTCTCGCCGGAGCGGGCGCGCCGGCTGCAGGGCACGCCGGCCGAGGCCGTGCTCCGCGAGGGATTGCAAGCGTTCCGGGATGGGCGGGCGCGCTTTCGGGATCCCGAGCGCCACGAGCGGTTCCTGCGGGCATGGGCGAGCATGCCCTGA
- a CDS encoding molybdenum cofactor biosynthesis protein yields the protein MEVQIRLFATLKDRAGREQISVWLPDGASVADLLRAVGETYPALQPYLPSAVVAINHEFAFPEDRLRSGDEVALFPPVSGGDGDPVRPELVALTTGPIDLNALVRAVITPRSGAVALFTGVVRGEEGDRRVEFLEYEAYRPMAEAKMRQIAAEIRERWPLIHGIAMVQRVGRMEVGEITVAVAVSSGHRHEGVFEAARYGIDRLKEIVPVWKKEIGSHGEVWIEGHYHPSPADVSPPSS from the coding sequence ATGGAGGTGCAGATCCGTCTGTTTGCCACCTTGAAGGACCGCGCCGGCCGGGAGCAGATCTCCGTCTGGCTTCCGGACGGCGCCTCGGTAGCGGATCTTCTGAGGGCCGTCGGGGAGACGTATCCGGCCCTTCAGCCCTATCTCCCCTCCGCTGTTGTGGCCATCAACCATGAGTTCGCCTTCCCCGAGGACCGTCTGCGCTCGGGAGATGAGGTCGCCCTGTTCCCGCCGGTCAGCGGAGGGGATGGGGATCCTGTGCGGCCGGAGCTTGTGGCCCTCACGACCGGGCCTATCGACCTGAACGCCCTGGTGCGGGCGGTGATCACTCCCCGCTCCGGAGCCGTGGCGTTGTTCACCGGGGTCGTGCGGGGCGAGGAGGGAGATCGGCGGGTGGAGTTCCTGGAATACGAGGCCTATCGGCCGATGGCCGAGGCCAAGATGCGCCAGATCGCGGCCGAGATCCGGGAGCGCTGGCCGCTGATTCACGGCATCGCCATGGTGCAGCGCGTAGGGCGCATGGAAGTCGGAGAGATCACGGTAGCTGTGGCGGTCTCCTCTGGACATCGCCATGAGGGCGTCTTCGAGGCCGCCCGCTATGGCATCGATCGTCTCAAGGAGATCGTCCCCGTCTGGAAGAAGGAGATCGGCTCTCATGGCGAGGTGTGGATCGAAGGCCACTACCATCCCTCGCCGGCCGACGTCTCCCCACCCTCCTCTTAG
- a CDS encoding DUF86 domain-containing protein — MSKRDVRLFVADMLEGIARIERYTAGLDLEGFAADERTVDAVVRNLEIIGEAARQIPEALRERYPDIPWRRVIGFRNIVVHEYFAVDVGIIWTIVRENLPALKTKLRQMLSDLEREERPGA; from the coding sequence ATGTCTAAACGGGATGTGCGCCTCTTTGTTGCAGACATGTTGGAGGGCATTGCCAGGATTGAACGTTACACAGCCGGGCTAGATCTGGAAGGGTTTGCTGCAGATGAGCGTACAGTGGATGCTGTCGTGCGCAATCTCGAAATCATCGGCGAAGCAGCCCGTCAGATCCCCGAAGCCCTCCGGGAACGCTACCCAGACATCCCCTGGCGGCGGGTGATAGGATTCCGGAATATCGTGGTGCACGAATACTTCGCTGTGGATGTGGGCATCATATGGACCATTGTTCGGGAAAATTTGCCTGCTCTGAAAACAAAGCTTCGACAAATGCTATCCGACCTGGAGAGGGAGGAGCGGCCAGGCGCCTAA